The genomic segment agcgctgggtgcactgTGAGTCAcagctccaccaagacgcaccCCTATTGCGTCAggcggctggtttttatgctcctaggctaatgCATATTCATCACTACTTccagaaaaggcagggttattataattagtttccgggGATACAAACCCTCCACGGacgcatgcgtatcagtctctggtggtccctctggggggTTGCTCGTACTGAAGGTTCGTAGTCTTCCTTCCAGGCTTTGTCCTTCGGTCGTCCTTcagcttcccctttctccttatTTGTGAATCTCTTATCCCGGATCTCAGAGACGTCCGTCCGCAACGGCCCAtacaaaaatcagcattttttgaaaactcctttgttctcttatcccctagACCCGagtctcaaggtttacccttcaaaccctctattgacacgaattgctagACCATTCCTCTGCAAGATACcagaactatatacattaaccacactgtttttcttagacttgtgtTTATACAGtggtatgtaagacagaaggtcacacTTCATCATGCGaccctagcattgttccatattgacacgaatcagatgaacacatttcacactgCATGTAAGGAATTcgcaattcgtgtcaatagaggaTCTGAAGGGTTAATGTTGAGGCCAGGTctaggggataagagaacaaaggggtttgCAGAGAACTGCTGACTATTGCAGTGGAGGCTGtgcaagtctctgacatcccGCCCAGCTGCTACCaaatacagagagagaggaagcggaaggacaaagcctgggaggaagactacgagccttcagcaaTAACGACACCCGACCCCCGAAGGACCACTGGAGACTGGTATACAGGTGCCCTTGGGAGGGTTCGGCTTCTAGGAACTAACTATAATAACCCTGCTTTTTCTAGAAGTagtgatgaatatgtattagcctagcaACATAAAACCGAGCCGCCTGATGTAAGGACGTATGCGTGTGGGAGGAGCCCAGActccccagcacacccagcactgtttacttgccttttattaaccctataaataaatcatataaaGCTAAATAGACTGGGAATTCTAGGAATTCCAGGAAGCCATGCTGCACATCAGGAGGAGCCATGGCTAAGGCTGAGCTGTAGCCCAGAGCACCTCCTACAGAGCTGATAAGGGGTTAAGAACCTTGGGTTGGGCCTGAATAGAGCCCCACGGCGTGGAAATACCCCCACAGAGGAAGAGCATGAGAGTCTGGGCTCTGCCAGGGTGCTCGGGGAGGCTGGGGTGAGGGGGTAAAGCCTTAggtgcagctcccagctccctgcccaccaGCAGACCTCTGAGGGGCACCCTGTAAGGCAAGCGAGAGCCTGGTTGGAAGCCACCCAGGCAGTGTCTTGGTTGCAGGAGGTGCACCGCGGCCATCCTGCAGCTGGGTCCAGCCTCAGGACACTTGGCATCCTCCAGCCTACACGACTCAGAGGAGCCAGGCTGCCTGCAAGGAGGGTGGGAGCAGCCTACTGTGGACTCGAGGTAGGTACTCTTCATTGCTTATACAGACAAGAGGcaggattttcctttttcacacgATTCCCCCCTTTGAGACAGGGCCTGAGCATCTAAAGCTCAGCACCAGACTTGGGAGGTCATgcaaaaggggaaaggaaaagcaggatCTGACCCATGTTGCTGTTCAAGGGTGGGAGATAGCTGTCGGGACCCAAAGCATGCAACTTGTTACTCACTGCTCCTCTCTTGGCTGCAGCCAAGAAATGAGCTGGGCTCTGTGACAGAGGATGCAAGTTCTCAGCAGGAAGGCTCTGGATCTGCAGTGTTGTTTCCTGAGCCGTGGCTTAGACTCTGTTGCTGAGGTTTCTGAGGGGACACAGGACGGGGTTGGAGCTGGGAAAATCAAGAAGTGAGCAGAGATGATCAGCATGCTTTGCTGACCTGTTGAAGCTCTGTAATAATATATGTGGGACTACATTTCTAAGACGCGCACACACCTGACATCAAATAACCATTGTCCATACCTCTGCGTGTATCAATTCCTGCATGCTACAAAAATTTGCCTGCCTCCTGTTGTGTTTGTTCTGCCAGCACTTGGTTTCCTTGCTTGCTTGTTCTGGGGCTTGTGCTACCTCCTTACCTACAGGACTTGGCTTTCTTTGTTCTGCAAATGCTTCCTAAGTCTGTTGTTCAGGATCTGCCTGTAACTGAAGACCCATTTTACAGGCAGCTGCTGGTCCTCCCTCAGGCATAGTCAGCATTTTCACCAGCACTGGACTCATTCAGGGCTCCTCTTGAATGGGTCAGGGGAAGAAAATCCTCTGAAACAAGAACAACTTCACTGCTCACAGGTTGAGACACGGCCGGCTCACGGGTTGAGACAGGGTCAGGGGTGATCACTTTCCAATAAACATCACAGTCAAACAAGAGGGGGCAGAGGGCAGCTCTCTGTGGGTTGCACCCCCTTTTAGGCCATATCCACCTGCCCCAACATGAGTTCCTCAGTGGGCTGCAGTTTAGAGATCTGATCCACTCTGCCACACTGTGGGCTGCAGCAGAACAGCCTGCTTCCCCATGGTCCTGGCCACAGGCTTCAGGGGAAATTCtgtcctggtgcctggagcacctccttcctccttcgTCACTGACCTTAGTGTCTGCAGGGTTGTGTTCAtctcattttctcactcctctctgaCTATTGCTGATGTGCagcagctttttcctttcttaaaccTGTGTCCCAGCTGGCTTTCACCCCCAATCAAtggcctgcagctgggctggcgctggggagggacagggacagggactgcTGCATTCCCCCAAACCTACCCTGCCATTTCTCTTGTCCCAGCAGGTTCCAGTTTGACATCTACCTTTCAGCTGTGATTATCCCAGCCTACAGGAGGGCAGGAAATGGCCACGGCACATCCAGCTGAGGTAGGGGCTTGGAGAAGCAGCCAGGAGAGGCCAAGGGGGAAGGTGAGGTGCTGTCAGCCAGCATTTGTGTGATGGGCACAGAGAAGCCACTGGGACTGGAGCTTCTGTCATCAACAGGCTGCTTCTACATGGAGCCTCTTTGCTTGCAGGAACCCGTGACCTTCGTGGAGGTGGCGGTGTATTTCAGCAGGGAGgagtgggagctgctgcatccTGCACAGCGAGTGCTCTACCGGGACGTGATGCTGGAGACGTATGAGTCCATAACTTCACTGGGTGAGTGAgggctttgcttctttttctactCAGTAGGGGAGCTTTAGTGGTGTAGAAGAAGCCTCTGTGAGCAAGACATATAATAAACACAATGCAATTATTTACTGcatatagaaggaaaaaaataaaaaataaaaaaaaaaaaacagcaacctaaaaccacacacaaaaaagataAGGATGAGTTAAGAAGACAGTAGTGTGTTATCCAATACAATGTATATGTATTATGATATAATGATACAATCATAAtataatagcaaaaataatactgtatattagaatatttaataatacaataatatataaaagatataGCTATATagacatatacatgtatatattatagTTATATATACATGCGTCCAAAAGAGCTTTTCTTGGTGGTTGCATGTAAATCTTCCTTCTCAGCATTGCCTTCCTCGGTTTTCCCCTAAACCTTCTTGAAGTTAACTGCATCCCCCAAGCATGCGTTCCCCCTCCTGTTGATACGCTCCCTTCAAGCACTGGAAGGCCacagtgaggtctccctggagccttctcctctccaagCTAAAGAAGCTCAATTTCCTCAACCTTTATGCATAGGGAGgttttccagccctctgatcatcttagtagccctccAAATGCTCTCATCTCCTCTGTTTATGTCATTTAAGGACTACTTCCATCCCCCAAACCTGTGGTGATCTCCCAGCTTGAAGAAGGGGAAGATCCCTGGATCCCAGATCTGCATGGCGTGGAGGATGTGACAGGAGACCTCAGCCCAGGTGAGGTggtggaggaagggaggagattGGGGTTGGCAAAAGCCAAGATCAGAGGATCAGAGAGCTCTGTCTGGGCAATATTGTGGGCACTATGGGCTGGTTGTGGATTTCCTCTGTCATCCAGCAGGTGACAGGATCACAAAAGCAGCGGAGACTCTTCAGAAAGGTGGCGTGGCCCAAAGGCAGCTGAATGCTGTCTCTGTGGGAAAAACCAGAAGGGGCGTGCAAAAGGGCCTGGAGCATGGAAAGCATCTCAAGAAGCCACTGCAAACCCATCCAGGAAATGGAGCTCGGAAGCCCCTAGATGGCAGCAAAGGTCAAAAGGAGGCTAAAGAACTGACAATGAAGCAAGGCTGCCAGAAGAAATTGGAGAACCAATGTGACGAGTGtggaaaaatctttaaaaggcATTCCTATCTTCTTAAGCACCGTCGCATCCACACAGGAGACAAACCCTACAAGTGCACTGAGTGTGGGAAGAGCTACCTAACAAGTTCCAGTCTTGTTATACACCAGCGGATTCACACAGGAGAGAGACCCTACAAGTGCTTGGAGTGTGAGAAGAGCTTCAGAAGCAGCTCTGAACTCGCCTACCATCATCATGTTCACAGAGGAGAGAAACCTCACAAGTGCCCTGATTGTGAGAAGAGCTTCATAAAGAGTTGTGAACTCAAATTGCACAAACGGATCCACAACGGAGAGAGACCCTACAAGTGTCCTGAGTGTGGGAAGAGCTTCCAGTCGAGATCTGGACTCAAATGGCACAAAGGGACCCACACAGGAGAGAGACCGTACAAGTGCCCTGATTGTGGGAAGGGCTTCATAAGGATTTCTGAACTCAAATTGCACAAAGGGACCCACACGGAAGAGAGACCCTACAAGTGTCCCGAGTGTGGGAAGGGCTTCATAACGAGTTTTGTACTCAGTATACACAAACAGATCCACACAGGAGAGAGACCTCACAAGTGCCCTGAGTGTGACAAGAGCTACAAAAGAAGGGTAAATCTCATCTACCACCAGCACTTTCACACAGGAGAGAAGCCCTACAAATGCCCTGAGTGTGGGAAAGGCTTCATAAGTAGTTTTCTACTCAATTTTCACAAACGGATCCACGCAGGAGAGAGACCCTACAAGTGCTCACAGTGTGAGAAGAGCTTCCTCTCGATTTCTGGACTCAAATGGCACAAATGGATCCACACAGGAGAGAGACCCTACAAGTGCCCTGATTGTGAGAAGAGCTTCCTCTCAAGTTCTGGGCTCAAATTGCACAAACGGATCCACACAGGAGAGAGACCCTACAAGTGCCCTGATTGTGGGAAGGTCTTCAGCAGGACTTCTTCACTCAAGTTGCACAAACGAATCCACACGGAAGAGAGACCCTACAAGTGCCCTGAGTGTGAGAAGAGCTTCAAAACAAGTTCTGACTTCAAATTGCACAAACGGACCCACACAGGAGAGAGACCCTACAAGTGTCCTGAGTGTGGGAAGGACTTCATAAGGAATTTTCTACTCAAATTGCACAAACTGATCCACACAGGAGAGAGACCCTACAAGTGCTCACAGTGTGAGAAGAGCTACAGAAGAAGAGAAGGTCTCATCTACCACCAGCGCTTTCACACAGGAGAGAAGCCCTACAAATGCCCTGAGTGTGGGGAGAGCTTCAAAGCGAGTTCTGGACTCAATGCGCACAAATGGATCCACACAGGAGAGAGACCCTACAAGTGCTCGCAGTGTGAGAAGAGCTTCCTCTCGAGTTCTGGACTCAAATGGCACAAAGGGACCCACACAGGAGAGAGACCATACAAGTGTCCTGACTGTGCAAaggccttcaaaagcagttctGAACTTAGATCACACAAGCGTATCCACAAAGGAGAGAAGCTGTAGTAGTGCCCTAAGTGTGGGAGGAGCTTCAGCCAGAGCTCGAAGCTGGTCACCCAATTCTAGATTCACACAGAAGAGAACCTTACAAATACCGTGAGCAGAGGAAGAGCCTTGTGGCAAACTCATCTTCAAACCCTCCTGCAGATCAGACTCCCTCCCCCGAAACTTGAAGCCGAGGTTTAGCCCCATGCAGACAGCAGGGAGCACTAGGTGTAAGAATAAGATGTTTTCCCAGGCTGTGTTCCCTGAGAGATATCACTGACAGCCCATCAGGGAATGGTGCATGTGgctgagagcagagagagaaaccCTGTTCCTAGTGTGGGCATCTGACGATGGCTGTTGGACAGATCCAATCCCCTCTTCACTTCCGTATTCTGATTATTGCTATGTAAAATATTCTCTGGGATTCCTGACTTTCATGTCACCTTTTTTCTAAATTGCAGCGCACTGAGGAGCTCATGTTggtaagtgatctccctgtctctGTCTCAACCCATGTGCTGTGAGTTTTTTCTTGTCAAGTCCTGTAGTTAAGGAGGAAGCACAAGCCCCAGAACAAGCAAGCAAGGATACCAAGTGCTGGCAGAACAAAAGGTAACATCAGAAGAGCCACTAGAGGAAGATCTTGCCTTCTGGATCCCCTAAAGGAATGTAGGGGCAGGAGATGAAAATTCCTTACCTGGAGGTTTTAGCTTGATAGAGACAACAGGAGGCAGGTGAATTTTTATAGCATGCAGGAATCGATACACGCAGAGGTATGGACTCTGGTCATTTGATGTcaggtggggagaggaggaaggtcTTAGAAATATAGTCCCAGATATAATATTACAGATCTGTTCTACATCATACCTTGAAACAGCTGCTTCCTTGTACCTGATCTGGCCCGGACAAACCTGCTTTGCTCTGCAAGAGATGGAACCAGGACCTGGATCCTGCCTGGGGTAAAGCTTTCCTGGTTCTGAAACACTTTGCTGCTGTTGTCTGTCCTCCTGGtctcccttgacctgctagAAATGTTCTTCCAAATGCAGtccaggatactgttggctttcttggccatgagggcacattgctggctcttggtcagcctgctgtccaccaggactcccaggtccctctctgcagagctgctctccagcacatcagcccccagcctgtactgttgcttggggttattcctccctacatgcaggaccctgaacttgcctttgttgaacttcaggAGGTTCCTCCcagcccatctctccagcctgtcaaggttcCTCTgaagggcagcacagccctctggggtatcagccactaCTCCCAGCTTAATGTggtcagcaaacttgctgagggtgcactccgTTCCATCGTCCAGGTTGTTGATGAATActttgaacaagactggactCAGTACTTACCCTTGGCGGACACTGCTAGGTATCCAACTGGACTCAGCACCGCTAAGCACAactctctgagctctgccattcATCCAAttttcaatccacctcactgtccactcCGTCTAGCCCATACTTCctgaggatgttatgggagacagtgtcaaaagccttgctgaagtcaaggcaAGCCACCCATTAGCTGACAGAACACCACAAGTCCTGTTCTGAGATAACTTTCCCTTATCCACCAGGCGGGAgacctggtcatagaaggagatgaggctggtcaggcaggatttgcctttcatgaacccattgCAAGACTTGCAGGAGCGGTGGACACCAGAAACTGAGCCCTGCAAATCTTggcccaggtggccaagaaggccaagagtatcctggcttgtatcaggaatagtgtaaccagcaggaacaaggaggtgatcgtccccctgtactctgctctggtgaggccatacctcgagtactgtgttgcgttttgggcccctcactacaagaaagacattgaggcaCTGAAATgcatccagagaagggctacaaagctggtgaagggcctggaacacaagtcctatgagaaGCATCCGAGATAACTGGGGTTGTTCaatctggagaaaaggaggctcaggggagaccttatggctctttacaactacctgaaaggaaggtttggggagctggcagtcagcctcttctcacagataactagtgataggactagagggaatggcctcaagttgtgccaggggaggttcaggttggaaattagaagaaatttcttctcagaaagaatagtcaggcattggaatgggttgcccaggaaggtggtggagtcactgtccctgggggtgtttaaggaaaggttggacgtggtgcttatGAACATAGTTTAATGGGTGATATTAGTGGTAGGGGTATGGTTGcatcagatgatcttggagggctttccaatgcttttatttctatggttctatgactGCTTGAGAAAGTTTCTCAGCAGTCAACACACAGGGCCATAGGGAAGAAGATAAGATTTTCTTTGTACTGGTGGAGTTAGCTAGCCAATTCATCCACCATGGCTTCCTCTGGGTCTTTCCAGGTCATTACTGACAAAGATTTGGCATATAATGATGGTGAGCTCCGTACAAACTTCTGTCACATGGGTTGCATGCATTTGACTTgatctggatctttggatatCTGTTCATTGTCTAGGTTACTATAAATCACCTCCATCACAGCTAATTGCCTCAGGTACTGGATACCTCTCTCCATGGTAGTCCACTTGCCTGGCTGACATACATCTTACTTGAAGGGATAGCTTTCCTTCATGCCTGACAGGAGTTGCCTTCAGAGgctctttctgtctgtttttcctcctgtttttgtgatggccCTGTTTTAGAGCAGTCTGCCCCTTCCACTTCTCCCTCCCAGAGCCTTCTAGGAGAAGTTCCTTCCCTTACTAAATAAACTGACTTCCTCTTCCATTGTTTCATCTTGACTACAGGAGTGACTAATACCATCCATTGGTCTCTTGGTTTTGCTACTCTGTTATCCCAACATCAGATTCAgacttcctcctccccctgaggGTGCTGAATAATGTTTGCTATTGTTAGATAGGTGCAgaccagctcccagcacagttCAGCAAGCTGTAAGTCTCTGGCATTGCTGAGGTCAGGGAatactttcttttaaacattcttTCATTTGGGGGGGATTCCACACTTGTTCACTGGTGAAGCTCAAAACCAACGGAATAGATAGCCATGacagaagttgtggatgtcccatccctgaaAATGTTTAAGGCTAGATTGGATAGGGCTTTGAGTAACCTTGTCTAGTGGAAGTTGTCCATGCCAATGGCAGAGGGtttggaattaggtgatctttaaggtcctttccagcccAAAGCATTCTATGATGCTATGACAAGTACCTACACATATCCTTCTTGCCACCCACCATCACACTGCCTTGGGGCAGATTCCTGGGTGGTGTTCTTAAATAATTGTTTAACCTTAGGAAATAACAGAAACATATTCTGGAGACTTATAAATAGGAGTATGTTGGTTACGCAAGGACactcaaaatattcaaaagctaTTGTGATTAGCCCATAGGATAAGGAGGAAGAGGTCCCATACCTTATATTCTCCACAGATTGATTCCAGAGGTAAAAAAAAGAGTGCAGTTAATATTCTCCAAAAGGTGGTTCCTGAAGTACAGAGTTGATAGTAATGCAGGGCCTGGATACCAGATCAGGCTCAAGACCAGTGCTTTAAAGCACAGtgaactgaataaataaataaaccatcaCCACTAtaatgacaacaaaaaacagacaacaacaacaaaacacacgACCTTTAACAGGCTCTCGGATTTGATAAGTAGCTAAAGAGAGAATGTGGCACAGTTCACATCAGACAGGATAAACACAGAACAATATTAAGAGCAAACTGGTCAATATCATGAACAAGAGCTCCTGGTCAAATATGATAATTGTAAATTCCCTCTAAAGTGCTCTGGTCAAATCGATTGTTATCTTAATTCTTTGAGTCACATGTTGGGcaccaaaaaggactgtggtgacAACTCTCTCACTCTTCCTCCTCAAAGGGAGGGCAGAGAGAAAGTATGATGGCAAAGAAAAGTGCTCACAGGTTGAGGATaagttaaagggaaaagaaagaggaaaacagcaacagaaacaaacaagcaaaggctgcacagaagaaaagagagaaaacaattattctctacttcccatcaacgagcgatgtTCAGCCACGTCTTTGTAAGCAGAGCCTCAATATGCATAGCAGTGTTGTGGAAGTATCATGTTTTCATAACAAGAGTTACCCATCTTCCGTCTCCTTTTCcagattttattgctgagtatgacatcatatggtatggaatatccctttagTCAGTTtaagtcagctgccctggtgatgtccccatcccacctcttgcccagccccagccttctgGCTCTGGGGGCTGGAGGGAATCTTGATGCTGTACCAGTATTGCTCAGCAATAAACAAAGCATTTGTGTGACActtctagctacaagtgcagagcacagcactgtacaGGCAGCTGAGCCTGTTTGGCCTAGATAAGAGGATATCAATATCCTAATATATCAGTATCTTAAGGGAGAGTGTCAAGATGATGGGGCCAGACTCTTATTCAGCAGCTCCCAGTGATAGGAAGAGAACCAagaggcacaaactgaaacacaaagttacatctgaatatgaggaaaaaattctttactgtgctggtgacagagcactggaacaggttgccagagagattgtggagtttccttctgTAGAGATAATCAAAACCCACCTGTACATGACCCTGCACAGCATATTCTAGGCGACCGTGCTTTAACAAGGGAGTTGGACTGGATGgtctccagaggttccttccaacctctaTCATCCTGTGTTTTTGTGAGGGTGTTTGGGGTCCTGGAGGTCCCAGGCCTGGGGCTCTGGCCGTGCCCCATGCCGCTTCCAGCAcgagaggaggagaggggagcttGGTGATAAGCCCAGGGACTGGGCTGGGGCCATGAGGCAGGACAGCGACATGTGTGGGGGTGAGCACACAGGGCAGGCTGGGAATGGGATGCCCCTTGGCCATAGGGTGTCTTGGAGGGTTTGCGGGGACCCTGAGTGCTGGGGAATTGGGGCAGCTCTTGgctgtcccctcctgcagcaggtgggGGCACCCACAGCTGTAGTTTTTCTCCGACATCCAGGGGCTGGTGGCCTTCATGTCCTTCCCTTGCAATGGGGTTTGCTCTGCACCCACTGGTAGGGAGCACTGGGGGCTGTGACCAGCCTTTGGGGGGCACAGTGCTCCATGTGCCTTGAGGGGTGACTGTCCACCAGATCCTTCCATCTCTCTTGCTCCTATGTGGCCTGCTTGTGCCCCACTGGCCTGGCCCCACTTTGTCACCTCTGTTAATGCAGGTGTGTtggggacagagcagggagcagggggtctCAGCACGGGGGCGGGCATCAGATGAGGGATTCCCGGGGATCCTGCCTGGACACGGCACCTTTCCTGCAAGGGGGGACCAGCGTGAGCTGTGCTTGCTATCCAAGGGGACTCTTTCCCTTTGGCTGGAGCCCTCACCTGTACCTCCACCACCAAGCAGCACCAATGGCAATGGCAACAGCAAGGACCAGCACCACGATAACAATGATGACGGCGGGAGTCACAATGCGGTTTTCTGGTACGGGGAGAGAGTGGACGGCAGACGTGAGCACATGGAAGCACCAGAGAGGAAGCCACCCCCATGCCCCGTCCCTAGCACCTACCCCAGGGGATGAGGAGGCTGCGGGTGCCCAGGCTGCGGTGGCGAACGCGGCAGGCGTAGCTGTGCCCATCATGGGGGGCCACGGTCAGGCCGCTGTAGACCTGGTAGGTGAGGTCGGCGTTGGGCAGGACAGCGCTGGTGTTCAGGGCCGGGCCCGGTGGCACCTCGTGGCCGTCCCGCAGCCAGGCCACGCTGATGGACCGTGGGTAGAAGCCGGTGATGCGGCaaaccagcaggagctgggctgggccaGCTTTGCGGGCAAAGACGGTGGCAGTGGGCGTCTCTGTGGGGTGAGAGTGAGGGCCAAGGGGAGCCCAGCAAGGGCACCACTTGGCCCCAGAATGGGGGATGCATTGGTGTGGCCGTGCTGAGGCCACAGGGTTCTCACCTTGTCTTTCCAGGTCTGCCTTCCCATACCTGCACAGGGCACGGACGTGGCTCGGGCAGGTTTTGTAAAGGAGGTGCTCCACCATTTCTGTGACAGCCATCATCCCATTGAGGGACTTGCCCACCAGCTTGGCCAGCAGGGTCGACTGCTGGACAGCCCAGTACCTTCTCCCCGCCTCATACTCTACCAGGTCTCTGCCGCCCTCCCCAATTTTGGCGAAGGCGCGGCTCGTCCCATTGGGGTGAAGCTCACAGCCTGTATGGAGCTGGAACACCACAGGGTCTGCAAGGAGCAGAGGTAGCAGAAGGAGGCTGTGAGCACAGGGACAGGGGTGGCCCAAGGTGGGGGCAGCTGGGAAGGTGTGGGCAGGGGCACCAATGGCAGTGGGGTTGTGCTTCCAGGACCCTGCGCACCCTATGAGTTGTCAGGGTAGATCAAGCATAAGGGCTGGGCGTTTGAGCACCACTGTGCCCCCCAGAGTGCTCCCCCAAGTTTCTACTTCCATGTTGCCCCCAAACGTTCCGTCCATGTTTCTCCTTCCCTCATCAGTGCTGTGCaggtcctgcagccctgccaagTTTGACAGCAGCTCCCCAGTACACAGGGCATTTCAGTACACTGCCTCCACACCCACCAAGTAGCTGGAGCCTCCTTTGCCCTTTGGAGGCTGTCACCCCCTGCCAAGACCCTGCCAACCCTGCCCTGGTGGGAAAGGGTGCTGTGTCTGAATCTCTCCCCATACTCACATTCCGCCTGCACAT from the Aythya fuligula isolate bAytFul2 chromosome 33, bAytFul2.pri, whole genome shotgun sequence genome contains:
- the LOC116500268 gene encoding antigen-presenting glycoprotein CD1d-like; this translates as MHEMAAYVQAEYPVVFQLHTGCELHPNGTSRAFAKIGEGGRDLVEYEAGRRYWAVQQSTLLAKLVGKSLNGMMAVTEMVEHLLYKTCPSHVRALCRYGKADLERQETPTATVFARKAGPAQLLLVCRITGFYPRSISVAWLRDGHEVPPGPALNTSAVLPNADLTYQVYSGLTVAPHDGHSYACRVRHRSLGTRSLLIPWENRIVTPAVIIVIVVLVLAVAIAIGAAWWWRYRKGAVSRQDPRESLI
- the LOC116500247 gene encoding zinc finger protein 595-like, encoding MATAHPAEEPVTFVEVAVYFSREEWELLHPAQRVLYRDVMLETYESITSLGLLPSPKPVVISQLEEGEDPWIPDLHGVEDVTGDLSPAGDRITKAAETLQKGGVAQRQLNAVSVGKTRRGVQKGLEHGKHLKKPLQTHPGNGARKPLDGSKGQKEAKELTMKQGCQKKLENQCDECGKIFKRHSYLLKHRRIHTGDKPYKCTECGKSYLTSSSLVIHQRIHTGERPYKCLECEKSFRSSSELAYHHHVHRGEKPHKCPDCEKSFIKSCELKLHKRIHNGERPYKCPECGKSFQSRSGLKWHKGTHTGERPYKCPDCGKGFIRISELKLHKGTHTEERPYKCPECGKGFITSFVLSIHKQIHTGERPHKCPECDKSYKRRVNLIYHQHFHTGEKPYKCPECGKGFISSFLLNFHKRIHAGERPYKCSQCEKSFLSISGLKWHKWIHTGERPYKCPDCEKSFLSSSGLKLHKRIHTGERPYKCPDCGKVFSRTSSLKLHKRIHTEERPYKCPECEKSFKTSSDFKLHKRTHTGERPYKCPECGKDFIRNFLLKLHKLIHTGERPYKCSQCEKSYRRREGLIYHQRFHTGEKPYKCPECGESFKASSGLNAHKWIHTGERPYKCSQCEKSFLSSSGLKWHKGTHTGERPYKCPDCAKAFKSSSELRSHKRIHKGEKL